In Nicotiana tabacum cultivar K326 chromosome 17, ASM71507v2, whole genome shotgun sequence, one DNA window encodes the following:
- the LOC142172021 gene encoding uncharacterized protein LOC142172021, producing the protein MLRACIIEFEGGWDKHLVLIEFAYNNSYQTSIGMLPYESLYGKKCRTPLCWSEVGERKIIGLEIVQHTEDKVKIIKDRLKIASDRQKSYADLKRREIEHQVGDKRIGPVAYKLALPHELDKIHNVFHISMLRRYRSDPSHVLPIESIEVNPDLTYEEEPIQILAHEFKELRNKRIPLVKVLWRNHSGKEATWEREEDMQLQYLHLFQD; encoded by the exons atgcttcgagcttgtaTTATTGAATTTGAGGGTGGTTGGGACAAACACTTGGTTTtgatagaatttgcttataataatagctaccagacAAGTATAGGCATGCTTCCTTATGAATCTTTATATGGGAAGAAATGTAGAACTCCTCTCTGCTGGAGTGAAGTAGGTGAAAGAAAAATTATTGGTCTTGAGATTGTACAACATACTGAAGATAAGGTGAAAATCATCAAAGATCGTTTGAAAATTGCTTCAGACAGACAAAAGTCCTATGCTGATCTTAAAAGGCGTGAAATTGAGCATCAGGTGGGTGataag AGAATTGGTCCAGTTGCATATAAGCTAGCTTTGCCACATGAATTAGACAAGATCCATAATGTcttccatatttctatgcttagaAGATATCGCtctgatccgtctcatgttcttcCTATTGAGTCCATTGAAGTTAATCCTGACTTAACATACGAAGAAGAACCTATTCAAATCTTGGCTCATGAATTTAAAGAGCTTAGGAACAAGAGAATCCCCTTAGTGAAAGTCCTATGGAGAAATCATTCTGGCAAGGAAGCTACCTGGGAGCGAGAGGAGGACATGCAACTGCAATATCTACATTTATTTCAAGACTAG